One window of Chamaesiphon minutus PCC 6605 genomic DNA carries:
- a CDS encoding tetratricopeptide repeat protein — MLNRHRWVINLVVAVSLLALTGFSLFPLFNFVLDGGAVVATEANRLSAAQTSQLQSQINGYTQVLQKEPENQVALKGLLDARLQLGDIKGSLAPLEKIAALNPQTPNYTVLVAQTKQYLGDREGATASYRTVLALQPQNINALQGLVSLLIDAKRPEAAMGVVQTALKTVATDADATPIKLLMAQIYLTQQRNADALGIYDAAIEANKQDFRPVLAKALVFKQMGNLTQAQSLMSTAVDLAPAEYKDQIKQLVQATQPPKVTSAPSKVAPAQSNPTAAPQVAK; from the coding sequence GTGTTAAATCGTCATCGCTGGGTCATCAATCTAGTAGTAGCTGTGTCTCTGCTGGCTCTAACTGGATTTTCGCTATTTCCCCTATTTAATTTTGTCTTAGATGGTGGGGCTGTGGTTGCCACCGAAGCCAATCGCCTTTCTGCCGCCCAAACTAGTCAACTGCAATCGCAAATCAACGGCTACACTCAGGTATTGCAAAAAGAGCCAGAAAATCAAGTCGCGCTTAAAGGCTTGCTAGATGCTCGGCTGCAACTGGGCGATATCAAAGGCAGCTTGGCACCACTCGAAAAAATTGCCGCACTCAATCCCCAGACTCCCAACTATACAGTGCTAGTCGCTCAGACCAAACAGTATTTGGGAGATCGAGAAGGAGCGACAGCTAGTTATCGGACTGTATTGGCACTGCAACCGCAAAATATTAATGCCCTACAAGGATTGGTAAGTTTACTCATCGATGCCAAACGTCCCGAAGCCGCTATGGGTGTAGTGCAGACCGCTTTGAAGACTGTTGCTACCGATGCAGATGCCACACCGATTAAACTCCTAATGGCGCAAATCTATCTCACCCAACAGCGCAATGCCGATGCGTTAGGGATATATGATGCCGCGATCGAGGCCAATAAGCAAGATTTTCGGCCAGTTTTGGCAAAAGCGCTGGTGTTCAAACAGATGGGTAATCTCACCCAAGCACAGTCGCTGATGAGTACTGCTGTCGATCTAGCTCCGGCTGAGTATAAAGATCAAATTAAGCAATTAGTGCAAGCCACTCAACCACCCAAGGTGACGAGCGCGCCCAGTAAAGTCGCACCCGCACAGAGTAATCCAACTGCTGCACCTCAAGTTGCCAAGTAG